The Mytilus galloprovincialis chromosome 7, xbMytGall1.hap1.1, whole genome shotgun sequence genome has a window encoding:
- the LOC143084420 gene encoding uncharacterized protein LOC143084420, with the protein MYSPLVTIVLATVVIVVQNHDCKDYVLSSSDQSMIDMMKHYLHTSRKEEYSNHAGKPSDTGVTYVRWGKKNCPKEANIVYTGQVAGNYNGNRGGGVNYLCLPNDPENGQHQSYANDQVYGGEYQLSSSIKPSGWSESMADKEVPCAVCYQKRRSTVMMIPGRKTCYKGWTSAYHGYLMSEHKSHYKKRLRMRRQECRTVGQSEWK; encoded by the exons ATGTATTCACCATTAGTGACAATTGTTCTAGCAACTGTTGTTATAGTTGTCCAAAACCATGATTGTAAAGACTATGTCCTGTCATCATCAGACCAGTCTATGATAGATATGATGAAACATTACCTGCATACGTCAAGGAAAGAAGAATATTCAAATCATGCAGGCAAACCATCTGATACAG GAGTGACATACGTGCGTTGGGGTAAGAAAAATTGTCCAAAAGAAGCGAATATTGTGTATACAG GACAAGTTGCTGGTAATTATAATGGCAACAGAGGAGGTGGTGTGAACTATCTATGTCTCCCAAATGATCCTGAGAATGGACAGCATCAATCATATGCCAACGACCAGGTATATGGAGGTGAATATCAACTTAGTTCGTCAATAAAGCCATCGGGTTGGTCAGAAAGCATGGCCGACAAGGAAGTACCATGTGCTGTATGTTATCAAAAACGAAGATCAACAGTTATGATGATACCAG GTCGAAAGACTTGTTATAAAGGTTGGACCTCAGCATATCATGGTTATCTGATGAGTGAGCACAAGAgccattataaaaaaagactacGCATGCGTCGACAGGAATGCAGAACCGTTGGACAATCAGAATGGAAATGA